The genomic DNA CCCTCGTCCGTCGTTCCCGCGGTGCTACTCGGTCAGCTCGCGGGCCCGCTTCACGTCGTCCGCCATCCGCTCCAGCAGCGCGTCGATCGAGTCGAACTTCTCCATCCCGCGCAGGTACGCGAGGAAGTCCACCGCGACGTGCAGCCCGTACAGGTCGAGCCCGACGCGGTCGATCGCGTAGGCCTCCACCGTGCGGCTGGTCCCGTCGAAGGTCGGGTTGGTGCCCACCGAGATGGCGGCCGGCATCCGCTCCCCCGCCGCGGTCAGCCAGCCCGCGTACACGCCGTCCGCCGGGATCGCGCTGTGCTGCACGGTGTCCACGTTCGCGGTCGGGAAGCCGAGCTCGCGGCCGCGCTGCGCGCCCCGGACGACCTCGCCCTCGACCCGGTGCGGACGGCCCAGGATCTCCGCCACGCCGGCCAGGTCGCCCTCGGCGACCAGCCGCCGGCACAGGCTGGACGAGAACGGCTCGCCGTCGCCCGCCGCGCCGCGCACCTGCAGGTCGAGCACCTCGACCTCGAAGTCGTCCGCCCGGCCGAGCTCGGCGAGCAGCGCGACGTCGCCGGCCGCCTTGTGCCCGAAGCGGAAGTTCGGCCCCTCGACGACCAGGCGCGCGCGCAGCGCGTCCACCAGCACCGACCGGACGAAGTACTCCGGCGACTCCTTGGAGAACTCGGCGGTGAACGGGAGCACCAGCACCGCGTCCACCCCCAGCTGCTCGATCAGCTCCGCGCGGCGCGGCTGCGGCGCCAGCAGCGGCGGGTGGCTGCCGGGCCGGACGACCTCGCTCGGGTGCGGGTCGAAGGTGACCACCACCGACTTCGCGCCGAGTTCGCGCGCGCGTTCCACCACCCGGCCGATGATCAGCTGGTGGCCCCGGTGCACTCCGTCGAACGATCCGATGGTGACGACGCTGCGCCCCCAGTCCCCGGGGATCTCCTCCAGGCCGTGCCAGCGCTGCACCTGACCGCTCCTTGTTCCTATGCCGTGCACACCCGGTGCACTCGAACATCCAAACCTGAACCCCTATAGCGTGCCATGCGCCCGCCCCTGCCTCGGCACCGGAAGGGGCTCGGTGTGATCGGTGCGACGCTCCGCCTCCGACACCGCAGGCCACTGGGCCAGCAGCCGGGCGAAACCGGCCGAGCGGTCCGCGCAGCGGGCCAGCACCGCGTCGGCGCCGTCCCAGCGGCCCCCGATCCGCCGGAGCAGCTCGCGCAGCCGTCCGGGCTCGTGCTCGGCATACCGGTCGGCCAGCCGTTCCAGCACCGCGACCAGCACGTCGGGGTCCTGCTCGGCGGCCAGCAGACTGTCCAGCAGCCGTCCCCGCCCGGGCACCTCCGGCCGCTCCGCCCCGCCGCCCGCCCCGCCGCCCGCCCCGGTCTCCGTCCCGCCGTCCGGTGAGGCCAGGACGACGGCGAACGGCACCCGGACGGCCGGGGCGGCGGCCAGCACCTCCGCCAGCAGCGGGCGGGCGTCCCGGCCCGCGGCCAGCAGCGCGTCCAGGAACTCGGCGACCTGCCCGGCCCGCTCCGGCCGCTCGCGCAGCAGCTCCGCCGCGAACCGCCCGCCGTGCTCCGCCGCCTCCTCGCCCTCCGCGGCCGCCAGGACCGCCAGCACCTCGCGCACCGGCGCCGCCGGGGCTGCCAGCCGCTCGCGCAGCGCCGCCAGCACCTGCTCGGGGTGGTCGGCGACCGCCCCGACGAGCACCTCCGGGGTCAGGAACGGGTCCTCCGCCCGGTACGCCGCCAGCGCGGCCGGCAGGTACTCGGCGCGGCACTCCGGGTCGTCCAGCAGCAGCGCCAACGCGGCGCCGTGCAGGGCGGGTTCGTCCTCCCGGGCGAGCAGCGTACGGGCGGCGTGGCGCAGCAGCCGGCGGCCCGAGCCGCCGGCGTGCGACGCCGTAAGGCGGGCGTGCACGGCCGCTGCCACGTGCCGCTCCGGCCGCGGGTCGTGACTCCACCGGTCGACGGCCCGGCACAGCGCGGACGGCTCGTGGACGGCGAGCCGGCCCAGCAGCCGGTCCGCGCGGGGGTGCGCGGCGCCGACCAGCACCTCCGTCAACTCGTCCAGGGCGAGCGCCCGGTGGGTGAACAGCAGCTCCTCGGCGAGGTCCCCGGCCCGCTCGTCGGCGTCTTCGAACCAGCCGCACAGCAGCGGAACCACCGTTCCCGGGTCGGCGGTCAGCAGCTCGGCGGTGGCGGCGTCGAACACCGCGTCCACCCCGACCAGGCGGCGCAGCAGCCCCAGGCGGTCGACGGGGGCGAGGGGCAGCGCCGCCCAGAACGCCGTCCCGAACCGGGGGTCGCTCCGGGCGCGCTCGGCGAGCACCGCCAGCAGTTCCCGGTGCACCGCCGCGTCCGGGCTGCCCGTCACCCCGGCGGCCAGCAGCCGGCCCGCCCACCAGTCCGCCTCGCCGCCCGGCTCGGCCCGGTCGAGCGCCAGCCGGATCCGGTGCAGCCACACGTCCAGCGCGCCCGCGCCGTGCACCTCCCCCACCCGCCGCAAGGCCGCCGCCACCACCCCGGCCCGCCCCCGCCCGACCCCGTGCGCCGCTCCCGCCGGGCCGTCGTCCCTCTCCGGCGCGCCCGGTGACCCACCGGCCGCCGCCCCCTCCGCCGCACCTGCCGCCGGCACCCTCGCCGGGGCCGCCCGTCCCCCACCGGTCCGCCGGGGGGCTTCCCGGCGGCCGTGGAGCGCCTCTTCGGTGCCCGCTCCGCTGCCGGCGGCGCCCCGCTCCGGCCCGTCGGCCCCCCTTTCGCCCGCCCCCGGCGCGGGCGCGGGCCCGCGCGCCCCCGGGTCGCCTCCGTCGGCCCCCGGCTCCCCCTGCTCCGTCAGCAGCAGGCGCAGTGCCGCGTCCAGGTCCAGGTGCAGCCCCTGCAGCCACTCCCCCCACTCCTCGTGCCCCGCCCGGTACCCCGCGCCCGCGGGCGTCAGCAGCCGCGCCTCCACCACCGCCCGCGCCCAGCCCCCGGCCACCGGGAACAGCCGCTCGAACTCCGCGGCGGCGAGCCCCCCGTGGCCCGCCCCCAGCATCAGCCGCGCCGCGTCGTGCAGCCGGCCCGCGGCCTCCGCCGCGAGCCGCCGGACCTGCCCGGCGTCCTCGCCCGCCGGCGGCGGCCCGCCGCGCCGGTGCGCCCCGGGCCGCCGTACCGTCCGCGCCGCCGCGACCCGGCGGGCGACGCGCAGGCACCCCAGGTCGAACCAGCCCGCGAACGCCTCCTCCCGGCCCGGCACCGGCCCCCGGACGCCCTCCGCCGCCAGTTCCCCGCCCAGGCGCAGCACGAGCGCGTGGCCCGCCTCCGACGGCGCCAGATAGCCCTCCGGCAGGCCGTACCGCCGGGCGGCCCGGGCCGCCGCCTCCGCGGGCAGGCCGCCGAGCCACAGCAGCCGCGCCTCGCCGTGCCAGCCGGCGAGCTGCTCCCAGCCGTCCGGTCGGCAGGCCGTCAGCAGCCGGGCGCCGCAGCGCCGGAGCCACTCCGCGCCCGCCCGCAGCCACGCCTGTCCGAGGATGCGGGGCGCCTCCTCCGGCCCGTCCAGCACCACCAGCAGCGGACGCCCCGCCGCCTCGCAGAGCGCGGCCACCGCGTCCGCCCCGGGCGCCGGGACGCCGAGTGTCCCGGCGGCCCCGGCGAGCGCCCGCTGGACGGCGTCGGCGAGCGAGCGGTCGGCGGGCTCCAGGTCGGCGCCGCGCAGCCACAGCGTGGGCAGCGGGTGGCCGCCGCCGCTCCGGCGCACCGCCAGTGCGGCGAGTTCGGTGGTCCGTCCGCTGCCGGTCTCGCCCAGCAGCACGGTGAGCGGCTGCTGCGGCTCCTCGCCGCTGATCCCGTCCGCCCGGTCGACCCGGTCGGCGGCGAGGTCGGCGATCCGGCCGTGGCCGGCGCTCGCCGCGGCGAGCTGCGCGGACGCGATCCGCAGCACCCCGCCGAGGTTGAGCGCCCGCCCGTACGCGGGGACGTCGGCCGCGTTCCGGTCCAGCAGCGCACCGAGCGGCCCGGCCCGGTCGGCTTCCGCACCGCCCAGCGACGCCGCCCGGACGGCGCCCTCGGGGCCGCCGCGCAGCCTCGGCGCGACCACCCCGAGCACGGCGCCGGTCTCCGCGTCGAGCACCGGGGCCCCGGCCAGCGGCGTCCCGGCGAGCTCCAGCAGCAGGGCGCCCTCGACCAGGTGGAACGCCTCGCCGTACGGGTACACCACGGTGTCCCGGCCGACCACCCCGCCCTGGACCAGCACCGGCTCGCCGTCCTCCCAGCGCTGGTGGGGCACCGCGATCAGCCGGGCGGCGGCGTCCGGCGCGATCGGCAGCGCCGGGCCGGGCAGCCCGCCGACGGCCGCGGTCCGCAGCAGCGCGAGCCCTCGCGCGGGCAGCAGGTCGACGGACTCCGGCCCGAGCACCCGGGCCTGCCCGCCGGGCGTGTGCAGCACCACCCGGGGCAGCCCGGCCACCGTCTCGTGGGCGGTCACCACGGT from Kitasatospora terrestris includes the following:
- a CDS encoding bifunctional riboflavin kinase/FAD synthetase, translating into MQRWHGLEEIPGDWGRSVVTIGSFDGVHRGHQLIIGRVVERARELGAKSVVVTFDPHPSEVVRPGSHPPLLAPQPRRAELIEQLGVDAVLVLPFTAEFSKESPEYFVRSVLVDALRARLVVEGPNFRFGHKAAGDVALLAELGRADDFEVEVLDLQVRGAAGDGEPFSSSLCRRLVAEGDLAGVAEILGRPHRVEGEVVRGAQRGRELGFPTANVDTVQHSAIPADGVYAGWLTAAGERMPAAISVGTNPTFDGTSRTVEAYAIDRVGLDLYGLHVAVDFLAYLRGMEKFDSIDALLERMADDVKRARELTE